Proteins from a single region of Antechinus flavipes isolate AdamAnt ecotype Samford, QLD, Australia chromosome 2, AdamAnt_v2, whole genome shotgun sequence:
- the CALM2 gene encoding calmodulin-2, whose product MADQLTEEQIAEFKEAFSLFDKDGDGTITTKELGTVMRSLGQNPTEAELQDMINEVDADGNGTIDFPEFLTMMARKMKDTDSEEEIREAFRVFDKDGNGYISAAELRHVMTNLGEKLTDEEVDEMIREADIDGDGQVNYEEFVQMMTAK is encoded by the exons GCTGATCAGCTGACAGAAGAGCAGATTGCAG AATTCAAAGAAGCCTTTTCACTATTTGACAAGGATGGAGATGGTACTATAACAACAAAGGAATTGGGAACTGTAATGAGGTCACTTGGGCAGAACCCCACAGAAGCTGAATTACAGGATATGATTAATGAAGTAGATGCTGATG GTAATGGCACAATTGACTTTCCAGAATTTCTGACTATGAtggcaagaaaaatgaaagacacagacagtgaagaagaaattagagaagcATTCCGTGTGTTTGACAAG GATGGCAATGGTTATATTAGTGCAGCAGAACTTCGCCATGTGATGACAAACCTTGGAGAGAAGTTAACAGACGAAGAGGTTGATGAAATGATCAGGGAAGCAGATATTGATGGTGATGGTCAAGTAAACTATGAAg AGTTTGTACAAATGATGACAGCAAAGTGA